In Musa acuminata AAA Group cultivar baxijiao chromosome BXJ2-3, Cavendish_Baxijiao_AAA, whole genome shotgun sequence, the following proteins share a genomic window:
- the LOC135607803 gene encoding protein IQ-domain 26-like, translating to MGRATRWLRSLWGGKKESKDLKEYSRYSGGEDRREKKRWSFGKPARDAGEVVLGQNASTAAAVEAAWFRSFYAESDKEQSKHAIAVAAATAAAADAAVAAAQAAVAVVRLTTRGTGAALDSCRERYMAAVKIQTSFRGYLAKKALRALKALVKLQALVRGYLVRKQATATLRSMQALIRAQATVRAQRSRNLLPHDRRFQLEFRHRRSLERFDDTRSENTSSFHSRRLSACLDNVSNSFDRSPKIVEVDTGRPRSRSSRRSTPSVLDPAEDLHWSSITSPLPCQIPARISVPDCRDFQDYDWCLAFEKCRQSATAQSTPRCASSCSNWPVTGAKSVCDEDGVLRRFPNVPSSPNYMAITESFEAKLRSQSAPKQRPDPAGTRKRLPLSEATVESIAALSGVGFQRPCSRAQEDFNFRSAVVGKIDQSSELRTEAEEEFYLPRKW from the exons ATGGGCCGGGCGACGCGGTGGCTGCGGAGCCTGTGGGGTGGGAAGAAGGAGAGCAAGGATCTCAAGGAGTACTCCCGCTACAGCGGTGGCGAGGAcaggagggagaagaaaaggtggAGCTTCGGGAAGCCAGCCAGGGACGCCGGGGAGGTGGTGCTCGGCCAGAATGCTTCGACGGCCGCGGCGGTGGAGGCGGCGTGGTTCAGGTCCTTCTACGCTGAGAGCGACAAGGAGCAGAGCAAGCACGCCATCGCCGTCGCCGCTGCCACAGCTGCGGCCGCCGACGCAGCGGTGGCGGCGGCGCAGGCTGCGGTCGCGGTCGTGCGGCTGACGACCAGGGGGACGGGCGCCGCTCTCGACAGCTGCCGCGAGCGGTACATGGCGGCGGTCAAGATCCAGACATCATTCAGGGGATACTTG GCAAAGAAAGCCCTCCGAGCTCTCAAAGCACTGGTGAAGCTACAAGCTTTAGTTAGAGGCTATCTGGTACGCAAGCAAGCCACAGCTACTCTTCGTAGTATGCAGGCCCTCATCAGAGCTCAGGCCACCGTCCGAGCTCAGAGATCTCGAAATCTTCTTCCACATGACCGAAGGTTTCAGCTAGAATTCCGCCATCGGCGATCGTTG GAAAGGTTCGATGATACGCGGAGCGAGAACACGTCGTCGTTCCACAGTAGAAGGCTCTCCGCGTGCCTCGATAATGTCTCGAACAGCTTCGACCGGAGCCCGAAGATTGTCGAGGTCGACACCGGCCGCCCGAGGTCGAGGTCTTCCCGACGAAGTACTCCATCTGTCTTAGACCCCGCCGAAGACTTGCACTGGAGTTCCATCACGTCTCCTCTCCCATGCCAGATTCCGGCGAGGATCTCCGTCCCCGACTGCCGGGACTTCCAAGACTACGACTGGTGCCTCGCCTTCGAGAAATGCCGACAATCTGCAACCGCGCAGAGCACCCCTCGCTGCGCAAGTTCATGCAGCAACTGGCCAGTCACTGGGGCGAAGAGCGTGTGCGACGAGGACGGAGTTCTCCGCCGCTTCCCGAACGTGCCGAGCAGCCCCAACTACATGGCGATCACGGAGTCATTCGAGGCGAAGTTGAGGTCTCAGAGCGCTCCGAAGCAGCGGCCGGATCCGGCCGGGACGAGGAAGAGGCTGCCTCTGAGCGAAGCGACGGTGGAGTCCATCGCTGCTCTTAGCGGAGTGGGATTCCAGAGGCCCTGTTCTCGAGCTCAGGAGGACTTCAACTTTAGGAGTGCTGTCGTTGGGAAAATCGACCAGTCCTCCGAGTTGAGGACGGAGGCAGAGGAAGAGTTCTACTTGCCAAGGAAGTGGTAA